From the Malaclemys terrapin pileata isolate rMalTer1 chromosome 13, rMalTer1.hap1, whole genome shotgun sequence genome, one window contains:
- the KCTD2 gene encoding BTB/POZ domain-containing protein KCTD2 — MAELMAAGDGPPRGRTPSPVLGGIPVPPGPPSPRLAGPACSGGGLSPRSSEPPVADRPGSGSKWVRLNVGGTYFVSTRQTLCREPKSFLCRLCCQDGPELGSDKDETGAYLIDRDPTYFGPILNYLRHGKLIINKELAEEGVLEEAEFYNIASLVRLVKERIRDNENRTSQGPVKHVYRVLQCQEEELTQMVSTMSDGWKFEQLISIGSSYNYGNEDQAEFLCVVSRELNNSTNGIVIEPSEKAKILQERGSRM; from the exons ATGGCGGAGCTGATGGCGGCGGGGGATGGGCCGCCCCGGGGCCGTACGCCCAGCCCGGTACTGGGGGGTATCCCGGTTCCTCCCGGGCCGCCGAGCCCCCGCCTGGCCGGGCCTGCCTGTTCCGGAGGGGGGCTGTCCCCGCGTAGCTCCGAGCCGCCCGTCGCGGACAGGCCTGGCTCCGGCTCCAAGTGGGTCCGGCTCAATGTGGGCGGCACATACTTCGTGAGCACCCGGCAGACCCTGTGTCGGGAGCCCAAGTCCTTCCTGTGCCGCCTCTGCTGCCAGGACGGGCCCGAGCTGGGCTCGGACAAG GATGAGACAGGGGCATATCTCATCGACAGGGATCCCACTTATTTTGGTCCGATCCTGAACTACCTCCGACATGGAAAACTCATAATAAACAAGGAGCTGGCAGAAGAAG GGGTACTGGAAGAAGCCGAGTTTTACAATATTGCATCCCTGGTGCGTCTGGTGAAGGAGCGGATACGGGACAATGAGAACAGAACCTCTCAA GGACCCGTGAAACATGTGTACAGAGTCCTGCAATGCCAAGAGGAAGAGCTCACACAGATGGTGTCCACTATGTCCGATGGATGGAAATTTGAACAG CTAATCAGCATTGGATCTTCCTATAACTATGGAAATGAGGACCAGGCAGAATTCCTCTGTGTCGTCTCAAGGGAGCTCAATAACTCTACCAATGGCATTGTCATCGAACCTAGTGAGAAGGCAAAG ATTCTTCAGGAGCGAGGATCCCGGATGTGA